The following are from one region of the Coffea eugenioides isolate CCC68of chromosome 2, Ceug_1.0, whole genome shotgun sequence genome:
- the LOC113764104 gene encoding uncharacterized protein LOC113764104 isoform X2, with protein sequence MHHRKDYIESWWRPNEFRGYLYLDKTPQGNLLPWSSASPPYRVSDDLTKFIKETHAYAPIMVRMVHAIMEIVRDERKGFRWLIMGDDDSIFFVDNMVDVLAKYDHTKYYYLGGPSECIITNYGFSFNMGFGGAGLIFSYPLAKALANDMEGCLRHYAHLHSADHITMVCIADIGVNLSPQKGLHQVDLRGNIAGFLSSHPKNLLMSLHHFDVVNPIFPSMNRFESSRHLMKAANADQSRLLQQTICYLRRHRWSISISWGYSVHIYEKIIPRSWLQNPIETFRRWGGSKMDPPRYFLFNTRAPSKESCEAPHIFFFDSVKKISKNSTLTSYNRSSPRKLPPCVLSADIVSHVDVYSPATKRIEIDRCECCDVTYADRTKRATVRFRECRPEEIIR encoded by the exons ATGCATCACAGGAAGGATTATATTGAATCATGGTGGCGACCAAATGAATTCCGAGGATATCTCTATCTTGATAAAACTCCACAAGGAAACCTTTTGCCCTGGTCATCAGCTTCTCCTCCATATAGGGTCTCCGACGACCTAACTAAATTCATAAAAGAGACACACGCATATGCACCGATCATGGTTCGCATGGTGCATGCAATTATGGAAATAGTTAGAGATGAGCGCAAAGGGTTCCGATGGTTGATTATGGGGGATGATGATTCAATCTTTTTTGTGGATAATATGGTTGATGTTCTTGCAAAATATGATCATACCAAGTACTACTACCTTGGTGGCCCATCCGAGTGTATTATTACAAACTATGGGTTCTCGTTCAACATGGGATTCGGTGGAGCAGGGCTAATATTCAGTTATCCTTTGGCAAAAGCCTTAGCAAATGATATGGAAGGTTGCCTTCGGCACTATGCGCATTTACACTCGGCTGACCACATTACCATGGTTTGTATAGCTGACATTGGAGTAAATCTATCTCCCCAAAAAGGTCTTCATCAG GTTGATTTGCGAGGAAATATTGCTGGTTTCCTGTCCTCTCATCCCAAAAATCTGCTGATGTCCCTTCACCACTTCGATGTTGTAAACCCAATATTTCCCAGCATGAATAGGTTCGAATCCAGTCGTCACTTGATGAAAGCCGCCAATGCTGACCAGTCACGTCTGCTGCAGCAAACAATTTGCTATCTCAGGCGACATAGGTGGTCCATTTCCATCTCATGGGGCTACTCTGTCCATATTTATGAGAAAATAATACCTCGAAGTTGGCTGCAAAATCCCATTGAAACCTTCAGAAGATGGGGAGGCAGTAAAATGGATCCGCCACGATATTTCTTGTTTAACACGAGGGCGCCGTCCAAGGAATCTTGTGAAGCTCCACATATTTTCTTCTTTGATTCTGTAAAGAAGATCTCCAAGAACTCTACCCTCACCAGCTATAATAGATCGTCACCGAGAAAATTGCCTCCATGTGTGCTCTCCGCAGATATTGTGTCACACGTTGATGTTTATTCACCAGCAACAAAGCGCATTGAG ATTGATAGATGTGAATGCTGTGACGTTACTTACGCGGATCGGACAAAGAGAGCGACGGTCAGATTCAGAGAATGCAGGCCGGAAGAGATCATCAGATAA
- the LOC113764104 gene encoding uncharacterized protein LOC113764104 isoform X1: protein MSSAIMFKKKLYSINLLLIFGSVSCFCFIFFYVKQPNWAANSIPSSITGKTHLQSNSSDSPTTTKLLLFGLVGSEKAMHHRKDYIESWWRPNEFRGYLYLDKTPQGNLLPWSSASPPYRVSDDLTKFIKETHAYAPIMVRMVHAIMEIVRDERKGFRWLIMGDDDSIFFVDNMVDVLAKYDHTKYYYLGGPSECIITNYGFSFNMGFGGAGLIFSYPLAKALANDMEGCLRHYAHLHSADHITMVCIADIGVNLSPQKGLHQVDLRGNIAGFLSSHPKNLLMSLHHFDVVNPIFPSMNRFESSRHLMKAANADQSRLLQQTICYLRRHRWSISISWGYSVHIYEKIIPRSWLQNPIETFRRWGGSKMDPPRYFLFNTRAPSKESCEAPHIFFFDSVKKISKNSTLTSYNRSSPRKLPPCVLSADIVSHVDVYSPATKRIEIDRCECCDVTYADRTKRATVRFRECRPEEIIR from the exons ATGTCATCTGCAATAATGTTCAAGAAGAAGCTTTACTCCATCAATCTGCTATTGATCTTTGGATCAgtctcttgtttttgtttcatattctTTTATGTGAAACAACCAAACTGGGCTGCAAATTCCATTCCTTCTTCAATCACAGGGAAAACACACCTGCAGTCAAACTCTAGTGATTCTCCTACTACCACTAAACTCCTTCTGTTTGGACTGGTTGGTTCCGAGAAAGCGATGCATCACAGGAAGGATTATATTGAATCATGGTGGCGACCAAATGAATTCCGAGGATATCTCTATCTTGATAAAACTCCACAAGGAAACCTTTTGCCCTGGTCATCAGCTTCTCCTCCATATAGGGTCTCCGACGACCTAACTAAATTCATAAAAGAGACACACGCATATGCACCGATCATGGTTCGCATGGTGCATGCAATTATGGAAATAGTTAGAGATGAGCGCAAAGGGTTCCGATGGTTGATTATGGGGGATGATGATTCAATCTTTTTTGTGGATAATATGGTTGATGTTCTTGCAAAATATGATCATACCAAGTACTACTACCTTGGTGGCCCATCCGAGTGTATTATTACAAACTATGGGTTCTCGTTCAACATGGGATTCGGTGGAGCAGGGCTAATATTCAGTTATCCTTTGGCAAAAGCCTTAGCAAATGATATGGAAGGTTGCCTTCGGCACTATGCGCATTTACACTCGGCTGACCACATTACCATGGTTTGTATAGCTGACATTGGAGTAAATCTATCTCCCCAAAAAGGTCTTCATCAG GTTGATTTGCGAGGAAATATTGCTGGTTTCCTGTCCTCTCATCCCAAAAATCTGCTGATGTCCCTTCACCACTTCGATGTTGTAAACCCAATATTTCCCAGCATGAATAGGTTCGAATCCAGTCGTCACTTGATGAAAGCCGCCAATGCTGACCAGTCACGTCTGCTGCAGCAAACAATTTGCTATCTCAGGCGACATAGGTGGTCCATTTCCATCTCATGGGGCTACTCTGTCCATATTTATGAGAAAATAATACCTCGAAGTTGGCTGCAAAATCCCATTGAAACCTTCAGAAGATGGGGAGGCAGTAAAATGGATCCGCCACGATATTTCTTGTTTAACACGAGGGCGCCGTCCAAGGAATCTTGTGAAGCTCCACATATTTTCTTCTTTGATTCTGTAAAGAAGATCTCCAAGAACTCTACCCTCACCAGCTATAATAGATCGTCACCGAGAAAATTGCCTCCATGTGTGCTCTCCGCAGATATTGTGTCACACGTTGATGTTTATTCACCAGCAACAAAGCGCATTGAG ATTGATAGATGTGAATGCTGTGACGTTACTTACGCGGATCGGACAAAGAGAGCGACGGTCAGATTCAGAGAATGCAGGCCGGAAGAGATCATCAGATAA